In the Hydrogenispora ethanolica genome, TTTTTTCATCAGCATGCCGTTGGGTGTTTTGTTCGGCGTCATCAGTGCGGTGTTTCGCGGCAAGAAACTGGATACCGGGGTTACGCTGCTCGCCAACTTGACAGCTTGTATGCCCAGTTTCTGGGTGGGAATGCTTCTGATGTACGTATTCTCATTATGCTTGGGCTGGTTGCCGTCTTTCGGGTTCACCTGGCCGTGGGCCGATTTTACAAAAAGCATGAAACAACTGGCGATGCCGCTGTTCTGTCTGGCTTTGGGCGGAGTGGCGACGACCACCAGGCAGACCCGGTCGAGCATGCTGGAAGTCATTAAGCAGGATTATGTGCGGACTGCCCGCAGCAAAGGGTTATCGGAACAGAAAGTCATTTTCGTGCATGCTTTGAAAAACGGATTGATCCCGATTATCACCCTGATGGGCATGCGTCTCGGCGGGTTGGTCGGAGGCTCGATGTTCGTCGAATCGGTTTTTGCCATTCCCGGAATGGGCTCGCTTTTTGTTCAGGCCATTCAAACCCGGGATATTCCGGTGGTGCAGGCTTGCGTCTTGTTAACGGCCGTCGTTTCCTGCGCCGCAAATCTGGTTACCGACATTCTTTACGCAGTGATTGACCCCAGAATCCAATATGAACAGTGAGGTGAGACTATGGCTGCACCGTCGGCAAGCCTGAATGATATGGTTCAGGAAGTGAATCGTAAGAAACAAAAAACAATGAAATTCATGAAAAGCCTCTTGAAACGGAAGATCGTCATGGTCGGCATGATTGGGGTGTTATTCTTTGTATGCTTGGCCGTGTTTGCGCCGGTGATTGCCCCTTTTGATCCGGATGAACCCCATTTTGCCAACTTTCTTTCCACACCTAACGGCACTTATCTGCTGGGCACGGACATGCATGGCCGGGATGTGCTGAGCCGGGTGATCTATGGCACGCGGGTATCATTGCTGATTGGAGTGTTCGCTGTAGTAATTGCGTGCGTTATCGGCACTTTTTTCGGGATGTGCGCGGCGTATTTCGGGGGTTGGGTCGATACCGTGATTACCCGTTTGACAGAGGCTTTGCGCGCTATCCCTCAGGTGGTGTTGGCCATGGCGTTGACAGCGGTATTTGGGAGCGGGCTGCGAAACCTGGCGATTATTTTGGGCATTTCCACCATCTCCGATTATGTGCGGATGATGCGCGGTCAAGTGCTTACCATCAAGCAGTCCGATTATATTATGGCTGGCAAGTTGCAAGGCAATTCCGATTTCCGCCTGATGATACGCCATATTTTGCCCAACAGCATTTCGCCGATTATCGTCATGATGACCCAGCAGGTTGGAGCCACCATCTTGGCTGAAGCCGGATTGAGCTTCTTGGGACTGGGCATCAGCGCCCCGATGGCCTCTTGGGGAAGCATGGTCAGCGAAGGACGAAATTATCTGCTGCAAAATCCCGTCTATTCATTGGTGCCTGGCGTTTGCGTGGCACTCCTGGTAATCTCTTTGAACTTGTTCGGAGACGGTATCCGTGACGCGCTGGATCCAAGGTTACGTGGCGAATCGTAGAAAGGCGGCGGAGACAGATGATGAATCATTTGCTGGAAGTTAAAGATATCCGGACCAGTTTTTTTATTGAAGGCAAAGAAATAAAAGCGGTGGACGGCGTCTCCCTGTATCTGAATCCCGGCGAGATCATCGGCATCGTCGGAGAGAGCGGCAGCGGGAAGTCCGTCACCATGCTCAGCGTTTTGCAGCTGGTCGCCTCGCCGGGGAAAGTCATCGGCGGGGAGGTGTATTTGGAAGGCATTGACCATAATTTGCTGCAATACGGTGCGCAAAGTCCTGAAATGCGCAATATCCGCGGTGGCAAGATCAGCATGATCTTTCAGGAGCCCATGACCTCGCTGAATCCCGTCCTGACCATCGGCTATCAAATTCAGGAAAATATTATGTTGCATCTAAAACTCGATAAAGAGGCCGCCCGCAAAAGAACCGTCGAAATGCTCAAAATGGTGAACATTCCCGACGCCGAAGCGCGTTTCGGCTATTACCCGCAGCAGTTTTCCGGCGGAATGCGGCAGCGGATCATGATCGCCATGGCGATGTCTTCCAACCCCACCGTCTTGATTGCGGATGAGGCAACCACGGCGCTCGACGTGACCACTCAAGCGCAACTCTTAGAAACGCTGCGCGATGTCGCCAAAAAAACCAATACCGCCGTCGTACTGGTGACCCATAACTTGGGAATCGTCGCCCGTTTCGCCGAACGCATTTATGTCATGTATTCCGGCAATGTGGTAGAAACCAGCGATACCAAAACCATCTTCAAAAATCCGCAACACCCGTATACCCGGGGACTGCTGAAGGCCATCCCGCGCCTGGACGACGCCAAAGACAGAATCTTATTGCCGATTGACGGCATTCCCTTAAACCCGGCGGACCGGCCGCAGTATTGTCCTTTTTACAGCCGCTGCCAGTATCATAAACCTTTTTGCCAGGAACGGCCCATCCCCAAACTCGGCGAAGCCGGTCCCGGACACGAGGCCGCCTGCTGGCTGTCCCAGGAAGAAAAGGACCTTCGAATGGCCGAGCTGTCCCATGAAACTCCAAAATCGGCGCCATCCAATGCGATCAAAGCAGAATTGTGTCTGGAAGTAAACAATGTCCGGAAATATTTCCCGATTTACGCGGGGATGATGCGGAAAAAAGTAGGTGATGTCAAGGCCATCGAGGGCATCAGTTTTACAGTGCGAAAGGGGGAGACGCTGGGGATTGTAGGCGAAAGCGGCTGTGGTAAAACCACGCTGGCCCGCTGCATTATGCGGGTTTATCGTCCCGAGGAGGGCGAAATCCTCTTTGAGGGGCGGGACATCGCGAAGCTCAACGATAAACAAATGGCATCCTACCGCCCCAAGATATCCATGATCTTTCAGGATCCGTTTTCTTCACTGGATCCGCGACAGACGGCGGGCTCGGTCGTGGGCGAGTCCCTGCTCATCCACAAACTCGTAAAAAACCAAGTGGAGTATGACCGCAGGGTGGATGAGTTATTTCGCATCGTCGAGCTCGATCCGGCGCTGAAAGACCGGATGCCGCACGAATTTTCCGGCGGTCAGCGGCAAAGGATCGGGATCGCCCGGGCGATTTCCTGTAACCCGTCCCTGATTATTTGCGACGAACCCATTTCCGCCCTAGACGTATCCATTCAGGCGCAGATCATCAATTTATTGGAAGATCTGAAAGCAAAACTGGGGATCAGCTATTTATTCATTGCCCACGACTTGGCCGTGGTCAAGCACATCAGCGACCGTATTCTGGTGATGTATCTTGGACGAGTGGTTGAACTGGCTGACTGCCTCGACCTTTATGACCATCCGCTTCATCCCTATACCCAAGCGTTGCTTTCGGCGGTTCCGGTCGCAGACCCCGAGGTGGAGGAGAAACGGGAACGGATCCTACTGGCCGGGGAGGTCCCGAGCATCGCCAACCGGCCGTCCGGATGCGCCTTCCATGAGCGCTGCCCCAAAGCGACGGAGCGTTGCTTTAGGGAGGTTCCCCAGCTAAAAAATGCGGGAAACCGGCATCATGTCGCTTGCTTTTTGTATGAGTGATTGTCCGGGGCAGGATGCAACGGAATGAACGCATGATAATTGTCGAATCGTGTTTTTTCAAAAAATTATTATTTAGGAGGAGAAATAATGAAGAAGCTGGCTAGCCTGAGAAAAATTTTGCTGTCTCTATTTGTCCTGGCCGTTTGCGTCGCGAATCTGTTTTGGGCGGGAAATGATCGCAATTCCGCTGCCATTGTCGCGGCGGCGAGCGGGAAAGCACGCGGCGGTTCGCTGAAGATTGCAATCATCGCTGCTCCTTTTACCCTTTACATGCCCAAATCGACCAGCACTATTAATAACCAGGCCACGATGCCCGCGCTTGAACCGTTGGGACGCTTGAATGCCAAGGGAGTCTATGAGCCGTGGCTGGCGGAGTCTTTCAAGATTGATCCGGAAAAGTTGACTTTCACGATTAAGCTCCGGCCCGGCGTGGTTTTTCACGATGGCTCGAAACTCACGGCCGAGGTGGTGAAGTGGAACTTCGAACAGATGATCAAGAACGGCAAGGCCAGTGAGTTATGCAATCCGAAATCCTTCGAGGTCGTGAACGATCTGACCTTAGTCATCCGCTTCTCCGAATGGGCCAACAATTGGCAGGATGTTATCAGTGAAGTGCAGATCCAGTCCAAAGAGGCCTATGAGAAGCGTGGCGAGGAATGGTGCGCAATTAACCCCGTCGGAACCGGACCGTTTGTGTTGAAAGAGTATGTCCAGGGAAGCAAGTTGATCTTCAAGCGCTTTGACAAATACCGCATCAAAGGTCAGCCTTATCTCGATACTCTGGAGATCGACATCATCACTGATTTAAACACGCAAATCACGGCTTTCCAAAATAAAGAGATCGACTGCGTCATGACAAATGACGCCGTGGCGATTCAATCTTTGGAACGGGCCGGATTTAAGAATACCGCCAAGAAGTCGCCGAACCTCGCGGATATCTACTACTTCCTGTTCAACAGCAAAGATCCCGACGTTCCTTTCTCAAAATTGAAAGTTCGCCAGGCGGTCATGCACAGCCTCGATTATCCGAATATCGCCAAAGTCCTGACCGGCGGCTTGGGAATCGCCACCAATCAGTTTGGGATCAAGGGAGCTTATTCCTATAACCCGTCGGTTAAATTCTATGTTCATAACCTCAAAAAGGCCAAGGCATTGTTGAAAGAGGCGGGTTATCCCAACGGGTTCGACACCACCATCTACACCCGGGCGGAGATTCAGGACAGCGCCGTGCCGCT is a window encoding:
- a CDS encoding ABC transporter permease, giving the protein MGSYVWKRIVQIVGVLLIVSVFIFLLMSFLPGDPVFAMLGQEVSPEEYARVFKELQLDKPIYVRYLTWVSHAVTGDFGQSVQFHKSTLELLKERVPITLFLSLAAFFISMPLGVLFGVISAVFRGKKLDTGVTLLANLTACMPSFWVGMLLMYVFSLCLGWLPSFGFTWPWADFTKSMKQLAMPLFCLALGGVATTTRQTRSSMLEVIKQDYVRTARSKGLSEQKVIFVHALKNGLIPIITLMGMRLGGLVGGSMFVESVFAIPGMGSLFVQAIQTRDIPVVQACVLLTAVVSCAANLVTDILYAVIDPRIQYEQ
- a CDS encoding ABC transporter permease, coding for MAAPSASLNDMVQEVNRKKQKTMKFMKSLLKRKIVMVGMIGVLFFVCLAVFAPVIAPFDPDEPHFANFLSTPNGTYLLGTDMHGRDVLSRVIYGTRVSLLIGVFAVVIACVIGTFFGMCAAYFGGWVDTVITRLTEALRAIPQVVLAMALTAVFGSGLRNLAIILGISTISDYVRMMRGQVLTIKQSDYIMAGKLQGNSDFRLMIRHILPNSISPIIVMMTQQVGATILAEAGLSFLGLGISAPMASWGSMVSEGRNYLLQNPVYSLVPGVCVALLVISLNLFGDGIRDALDPRLRGES
- a CDS encoding ABC transporter ATP-binding protein; this translates as MMNHLLEVKDIRTSFFIEGKEIKAVDGVSLYLNPGEIIGIVGESGSGKSVTMLSVLQLVASPGKVIGGEVYLEGIDHNLLQYGAQSPEMRNIRGGKISMIFQEPMTSLNPVLTIGYQIQENIMLHLKLDKEAARKRTVEMLKMVNIPDAEARFGYYPQQFSGGMRQRIMIAMAMSSNPTVLIADEATTALDVTTQAQLLETLRDVAKKTNTAVVLVTHNLGIVARFAERIYVMYSGNVVETSDTKTIFKNPQHPYTRGLLKAIPRLDDAKDRILLPIDGIPLNPADRPQYCPFYSRCQYHKPFCQERPIPKLGEAGPGHEAACWLSQEEKDLRMAELSHETPKSAPSNAIKAELCLEVNNVRKYFPIYAGMMRKKVGDVKAIEGISFTVRKGETLGIVGESGCGKTTLARCIMRVYRPEEGEILFEGRDIAKLNDKQMASYRPKISMIFQDPFSSLDPRQTAGSVVGESLLIHKLVKNQVEYDRRVDELFRIVELDPALKDRMPHEFSGGQRQRIGIARAISCNPSLIICDEPISALDVSIQAQIINLLEDLKAKLGISYLFIAHDLAVVKHISDRILVMYLGRVVELADCLDLYDHPLHPYTQALLSAVPVADPEVEEKRERILLAGEVPSIANRPSGCAFHERCPKATERCFREVPQLKNAGNRHHVACFLYE
- a CDS encoding ABC transporter substrate-binding protein: MKKLASLRKILLSLFVLAVCVANLFWAGNDRNSAAIVAAASGKARGGSLKIAIIAAPFTLYMPKSTSTINNQATMPALEPLGRLNAKGVYEPWLAESFKIDPEKLTFTIKLRPGVVFHDGSKLTAEVVKWNFEQMIKNGKASELCNPKSFEVVNDLTLVIRFSEWANNWQDVISEVQIQSKEAYEKRGEEWCAINPVGTGPFVLKEYVQGSKLIFKRFDKYRIKGQPYLDTLEIDIITDLNTQITAFQNKEIDCVMTNDAVAIQSLERAGFKNTAKKSPNLADIYYFLFNSKDPDVPFSKLKVRQAVMHSLDYPNIAKVLTGGLGIATNQFGIKGAYSYNPSVKFYVHNLKKAKALLKEAGYPNGFDTTIYTRAEIQDSAVPLQASLKAIGIRATIKVLDGALLDKMQVADSIPGIVMGKGASQLDFTKNYIRLYSSQGIKNHGLIAYPPDYEKALFGARAAKTFDEKKKLLQTASKKLVEEYALLVPTGVAFYKCYTQDYVRDLGIYQVSIHAWTPERARVTK